One region of Exiguobacterium acetylicum genomic DNA includes:
- the rplW gene encoding 50S ribosomal protein L23 gives MAHTHDIIKRPVITERSVNQMAEKKYTFEVDVKASKTQIKDAVEAIFGVKVDKVNTLISKPKAKRVGRHAGYTARRKKAVVTLTADSKELDYLG, from the coding sequence ATGGCACACACACACGACATTATCAAACGTCCTGTCATTACTGAACGTTCAGTAAACCAAATGGCTGAGAAAAAGTACACATTCGAAGTAGACGTGAAGGCATCTAAGACTCAAATCAAAGATGCAGTTGAAGCGATCTTCGGAGTGAAAGTTGACAAAGTCAACACATTGATCTCAAAACCAAAAGCAAAACGCGTAGGTCGTCACGCTGGTTACACAGCACGCCGCAAAAAAGCGGTCGTCACGCTTACTGCAGATAGCAAAGAACTCGATTACCTCGGTTAA
- the rplD gene encoding 50S ribosomal protein L4 translates to MPKVALLNQTGTQVGDIELADAVFGIEPNEAVVYDAIVMQQASRRQGTHDTKGRSEVRGGGRKPWKQKGTGRARQGSIRSPQWVGGGTVFGPTPRSYAYKLPKKVRRLALRSALSSKVANNEFIVLEGLTIDAPKTKDMIAVFAALSIERKVLVVTADYNESVVLSTRNIPGVTVVDAAGVNVLDLVAHDKVIITKDAVARVEEVLA, encoded by the coding sequence ATGCCTAAAGTAGCTTTGCTTAACCAAACAGGTACACAAGTTGGAGACATCGAGCTCGCAGATGCCGTTTTCGGAATCGAGCCAAATGAAGCAGTCGTATACGATGCAATCGTCATGCAACAAGCTTCACGTCGCCAAGGTACACATGATACAAAAGGTCGCTCGGAAGTTCGCGGTGGCGGCCGTAAACCATGGAAACAAAAAGGTACTGGTCGTGCACGCCAAGGTTCGATCCGTTCGCCACAATGGGTTGGCGGTGGAACAGTCTTCGGTCCAACACCACGTTCGTACGCTTACAAACTTCCTAAAAAGGTTCGTCGTCTCGCACTTCGTTCAGCACTTTCTTCGAAAGTCGCTAACAACGAGTTCATCGTTCTTGAAGGATTGACAATCGATGCTCCTAAAACTAAGGACATGATCGCAGTATTCGCTGCTCTTTCAATCGAACGTAAAGTTCTCGTCGTTACTGCTGATTACAACGAGTCAGTCGTTCTTTCAACACGCAACATCCCAGGTGTCACAGTCGTTGACGCTGCAGGTGTAAACGTCCTTGATCTTGTCGCTCATGACAAAGTCATCATTACGAAGGACGCTGTTGCGAGAGTAGAGGAGGTGCTTGCATAA
- the rplB gene encoding 50S ribosomal protein L2, with protein MGIKKFKPTTNGRRNMTALDFAEITASRPEKSLTEKLSKKGGRNNQGRLTVRHQGGGHKRKYRIIDFKRNKDGIAGRVATIEYDPNRSANIALIHYIDGEKRYILAPKGLKVDMQVMAGPEADIKVGNALPLSNIPVGTLIHNIELKPGKGGQLVRAAGTSAQLLGKDGKYAIVRLQSGETRMILATCRATVGAVGNEEHELVNIGKAGRSRWLGKRPTVRGSVMNPVDHPHGGGEGRAPIGRSGPLTPWGKPALGYKTRKKNKASDKYIVRRSKK; from the coding sequence ATGGGAATTAAAAAGTTTAAACCGACCACTAACGGTCGTCGTAATATGACTGCACTTGACTTTGCTGAGATTACGGCTTCACGTCCTGAAAAATCGTTAACTGAAAAGCTTTCGAAAAAGGGCGGACGTAACAACCAAGGTCGCTTGACAGTACGTCACCAAGGTGGCGGACACAAACGTAAATATCGTATCATCGACTTCAAACGGAACAAGGATGGCATCGCTGGTCGTGTCGCTACAATTGAGTACGATCCAAACCGCTCTGCTAACATCGCATTGATCCACTACATCGATGGTGAAAAACGCTACATCCTCGCACCGAAAGGCTTGAAAGTAGACATGCAAGTCATGGCTGGACCAGAAGCTGACATTAAAGTCGGTAATGCTCTTCCACTTTCAAACATCCCAGTCGGTACGTTGATCCACAACATCGAACTTAAGCCAGGTAAAGGTGGTCAGCTCGTTCGCGCAGCTGGTACTTCTGCTCAGCTTCTCGGTAAAGATGGTAAATACGCGATCGTTCGTCTTCAATCAGGCGAAACTCGTATGATCCTTGCTACTTGCCGTGCAACAGTCGGCGCTGTCGGTAATGAAGAGCACGAGCTCGTCAATATCGGTAAAGCTGGTCGTTCACGCTGGCTCGGAAAACGTCCTACAGTTCGTGGTTCTGTCATGAACCCAGTCGATCACCCACACGGTGGTGGTGAAGGGCGTGCTCCAATCGGTCGTTCGGGCCCACTTACTCCTTGGGGTAAACCGGCACTCGGATACAAAACTCGTAAGAAAAACAAAGCGAGCGATAAATATATCGTCCGTCGTTCTAAAAAATAA
- the rpsL gene encoding 30S ribosomal protein S12 has product MPTINQLVRKGRQSKVVKSDSPALNKGYNSFIKARTDISSPQKRGVCTRVGTMTPKKPNSALRKYARVRLTNTMEVTAYIPGIGHNLQEHSVVLIRGGRVKDLPGVRYHIVRGALDTAGVDGRMQGRSKYGTKRPKVKK; this is encoded by the coding sequence ATGCCTACTATCAACCAATTAGTCCGTAAAGGACGTCAATCAAAAGTTGTGAAATCAGATTCGCCAGCGCTGAACAAAGGGTACAACAGCTTCATTAAAGCTCGTACTGACATCAGCTCACCACAAAAACGTGGTGTTTGTACTCGTGTAGGTACAATGACTCCGAAGAAACCGAACTCGGCTCTTCGTAAATACGCACGTGTACGTTTGACGAACACAATGGAAGTAACAGCTTACATCCCAGGTATCGGCCACAACCTTCAAGAGCACAGTGTTGTTCTTATCCGCGGCGGCCGCGTAAAAGACTTACCAGGGGTACGTTACCACATCGTTCGTGGTGCGCTTGATACAGCTGGTGTTGACGGCCGTATGCAAGGTCGTTCGAAATACGGTACTAAACGTCCTAAAGTTAAAAAATAA
- the rpoC gene encoding DNA-directed RNA polymerase subunit beta', with protein sequence MVDVNRFEYMQIGLASPEKIRSWSFGEVKKPETINYRTLKPEKDGLFCERIFGPTKDWECYCGKYKRIRYKGIICDRCGVEVTKSKVRRERMGHIELAAPVSHIWYFKGIPSRMGLVLDMSPRALEEIIYFASYVVTDPGESTLEKKQLLSEKEYRAYREKFGRSFTAEMGAEAVRKLLRDVELDKEVAALREELRMIQGQRRTRAIKRLEVLDAFRNSGNNPEWMVLEVLPVIPPELRPMVQLDGGRFATSDLNDLYRRVINRNNRLKRLLDLGAPNIIVQNEKRMLQEAVDALIDNGRRGRPVTGPGNRPLKSLSHMLKGKQGRFRQNLLGKRVDYSGRSVIVVGPNLKMYQCGLPKEMALELFKPFVMKELVSRGIAPNIKSAKRKIERVQPEIWDVLEEVIREHPVLLNRAPTLHRLGIQAFEPTLVEGRAIRLHPLVCTAYNADFDGDQMAVHVPLSAEAQAEARLLMLAAQNILNPKDGKPVVTPSQDMVLGNYYLTLERENAIGEGKLFSTVNEALIAYQNGYAHFHTRVAIPAGVLKNPTFTEEQNEKLLITTVGKLIFNEILPTTFPYLNEPTMTNLQEATPDKYFLEKGTDVAAELKNRPIIDPFKKGFLGNVIAEVFKRFETTETSRMLDRMKNLGFKHSTRAGITVGIADIIVLPDKQEILVEAQDNVDRVMKSYRRGLITEDERYERVVKSWNDAKDEIQSRLMKSLNRLNPIFMMSDSGARGNASNFTQLAGMRGLMAAPSGRIIELPIKSSFREGLTVQEYFISTHGARKGLADTALKTADSGYLTRRLVDVAQDVIIREDDCGTDRGIRVTALREGTEEIESLYDRLVGRTAFENVVHPETGEVLVSTNELIDEDIARVITDAGVDNVEIRTAFTCNTSHGVCKKCYGRNLATGNDVEVGEAVGIIAAQSIGEPGTQLTMRTFHTGGVAGDDITQGLPRIQELFEARNPKGQAVISEIDGQVIDFTESRDKRELTVQGLSETRTYTIPFGSRLRVQLGDEVKAGQVFTEGSIDPKELLNVKGVSGVQNYLLQEVQKVYRMQGVEIGDKHVEVMVRQMIRRVRVIESGETSLLPGSLVDISTFKEACKEALRNGKALASAKPVLLGITKASLETDSFLSAASFQETTRVLTDAAIKGKSDYLRGLKENVIIGKLVPAGTGMSRYRQIDLEVAGEAPVEADSPVE encoded by the coding sequence TTGGTAGATGTTAATAGATTTGAATATATGCAAATCGGCCTCGCTTCCCCCGAAAAGATCCGTTCATGGTCTTTCGGGGAAGTGAAAAAGCCGGAGACGATCAACTATCGTACACTCAAACCAGAGAAAGACGGTTTGTTCTGTGAACGTATTTTTGGTCCAACAAAAGACTGGGAATGTTACTGTGGTAAATACAAACGGATCCGCTATAAAGGAATCATTTGTGACCGCTGTGGCGTTGAAGTCACGAAGTCGAAAGTCCGTCGTGAGCGCATGGGTCACATCGAGCTCGCAGCACCGGTTTCGCACATCTGGTACTTCAAAGGAATTCCTAGCCGTATGGGACTCGTCCTCGACATGTCACCGCGTGCGTTAGAAGAGATCATCTACTTCGCGTCGTACGTCGTCACAGATCCAGGCGAATCGACACTTGAGAAGAAACAACTCCTTTCAGAGAAAGAATACCGTGCATATCGTGAGAAGTTCGGTCGTTCGTTCACTGCTGAAATGGGTGCGGAAGCAGTTCGTAAATTGCTCCGTGACGTGGAACTCGATAAAGAAGTCGCTGCATTACGTGAAGAGCTTCGTATGATTCAAGGACAACGTCGTACGCGTGCGATCAAACGCCTTGAAGTCCTCGATGCGTTCCGTAACTCAGGCAACAATCCAGAATGGATGGTGCTTGAAGTACTTCCAGTCATCCCACCGGAACTTCGTCCGATGGTTCAACTCGATGGCGGACGTTTCGCGACGTCTGACTTGAACGACTTGTACCGCCGCGTCATCAACCGTAACAACCGTCTCAAGCGTCTTCTTGACCTTGGCGCTCCGAACATCATCGTTCAGAATGAAAAACGGATGCTTCAAGAAGCAGTCGATGCTTTGATCGATAACGGTCGTCGTGGTCGTCCAGTCACTGGACCAGGTAACCGTCCACTTAAATCACTTTCACACATGTTGAAAGGGAAACAAGGACGTTTCCGTCAAAACTTGCTCGGTAAACGTGTCGACTACTCTGGTCGTTCGGTTATCGTCGTTGGTCCAAACTTGAAGATGTATCAATGTGGTCTTCCAAAAGAAATGGCCCTTGAACTCTTCAAACCGTTCGTCATGAAAGAACTCGTCTCTCGTGGCATCGCACCGAACATTAAGAGTGCGAAACGGAAAATCGAGCGCGTTCAACCTGAAATCTGGGATGTCCTCGAAGAAGTCATCCGTGAGCATCCGGTTCTCTTGAACCGTGCACCGACACTTCACCGTCTCGGTATCCAGGCGTTCGAACCAACGCTCGTCGAAGGACGCGCGATTCGCCTTCACCCACTCGTATGTACGGCATACAACGCCGATTTCGATGGTGACCAAATGGCGGTTCACGTACCACTTTCGGCAGAAGCACAAGCAGAAGCACGTCTTCTCATGCTCGCTGCACAAAACATCTTGAACCCGAAAGACGGTAAACCTGTTGTTACACCATCGCAGGATATGGTCCTCGGTAACTACTACCTCACGCTCGAGCGCGAAAACGCGATCGGCGAAGGTAAACTCTTCTCGACAGTGAACGAAGCGCTCATCGCTTACCAAAACGGTTATGCGCACTTCCATACACGTGTTGCGATTCCAGCCGGCGTTCTCAAGAACCCGACATTCACGGAAGAGCAAAACGAGAAATTATTGATTACAACAGTCGGTAAGTTGATCTTCAACGAGATCCTCCCAACGACGTTCCCTTACTTGAACGAACCAACGATGACGAACCTTCAAGAAGCGACGCCAGACAAGTACTTCCTTGAAAAAGGAACAGATGTCGCGGCAGAACTGAAGAACCGTCCGATCATCGACCCGTTCAAAAAAGGATTCCTTGGAAATGTCATCGCGGAAGTCTTCAAACGGTTTGAGACGACAGAAACAAGCCGCATGCTCGACCGCATGAAAAACCTCGGATTCAAACACTCGACTCGTGCCGGTATCACGGTAGGGATCGCGGACATCATCGTTCTTCCAGATAAACAAGAAATTCTTGTTGAAGCGCAGGACAATGTCGACCGCGTCATGAAATCGTACCGTCGTGGTCTCATCACAGAAGACGAGCGCTATGAGCGCGTCGTTAAATCGTGGAATGATGCGAAGGATGAAATTCAGTCTCGTCTGATGAAATCCCTCAACCGTCTCAACCCGATCTTCATGATGAGTGACTCCGGTGCCCGTGGTAACGCGTCGAACTTCACGCAGCTCGCTGGTATGCGTGGACTCATGGCCGCTCCAAGTGGACGGATCATCGAGCTCCCGATCAAATCATCGTTCCGTGAGGGTCTAACGGTACAGGAATACTTCATCTCGACACACGGTGCACGTAAAGGTCTTGCCGATACAGCCTTGAAAACGGCTGACTCGGGTTACCTGACTCGTCGTCTCGTTGACGTTGCTCAAGACGTCATCATCCGTGAAGATGATTGTGGAACGGATCGTGGTATCCGCGTCACAGCACTCCGTGAAGGAACGGAAGAGATCGAAAGCCTCTACGACCGCCTCGTCGGCCGTACGGCATTCGAAAACGTCGTTCACCCTGAAACAGGAGAAGTCCTCGTTTCAACGAACGAACTCATCGATGAAGACATCGCGCGTGTCATCACTGACGCTGGTGTCGATAACGTTGAGATCCGTACTGCCTTCACATGTAACACAAGCCACGGTGTCTGTAAGAAATGTTACGGACGTAACTTGGCAACAGGCAACGACGTCGAAGTCGGCGAAGCTGTCGGTATCATCGCGGCACAATCAATCGGTGAGCCAGGAACGCAGCTTACGATGCGTACCTTCCACACAGGTGGGGTTGCCGGGGACGATATCACACAAGGTCTTCCGCGTATCCAAGAGTTGTTCGAAGCGCGTAACCCGAAAGGTCAAGCGGTCATCTCGGAAATCGATGGTCAAGTCATCGACTTCACGGAATCGCGTGACAAACGTGAATTGACGGTCCAAGGACTCAGCGAAACACGCACATACACGATCCCATTCGGTTCGCGTCTACGTGTTCAGCTCGGGGACGAGGTCAAAGCTGGTCAAGTCTTCACGGAAGGTTCGATCGATCCGAAAGAACTCTTGAACGTTAAAGGTGTATCCGGCGTTCAGAACTACTTGCTTCAAGAAGTTCAAAAAGTATACCGGATGCAAGGGGTTGAGATCGGTGACAAACACGTCGAGGTCATGGTTCGCCAAATGATCCGTCGCGTACGTGTCATCGAGTCTGGTGAGACTTCACTCTTACCAGGTTCGCTCGTCGATATCAGCACGTTCAAGGAAGCTTGTAAAGAAGCGCTCCGTAACGGGAAAGCTCTCGCTTCGGCGAAACCAGTTCTTCTCGGTATCACGAAAGCGTCACTTGAAACAGATTCATTCCTATCGGCTGCGTCGTTCCAAGAAACGACTCGTGTCCTTACGGATGCAGCGATTAAAGGGAAGAGCGACTACCTTCGCGGCTTGAAAGAGAACGTCATCATCGGTAAGTTGGTTCCAGCTGGTACTGGGATGTCACGTTACCGTCAGATCGATCTCGAAGTGGCTGGCGAAGCACCTGTAGAAGCCGATTCTCCGGTAGAATAA
- the rpsJ gene encoding 30S ribosomal protein S10, producing the protein MANEKIRIRLKAYDHRVLDQSAEKIVDTAKRSGATVSGPIPLPTEKAVYTVLRAVHKYKDAREQFEMRTHKRLIDIVNPTPKTVDALMRLELPSGVDIEIKL; encoded by the coding sequence ATGGCAAATGAAAAAATTCGGATCCGTTTGAAAGCATACGATCACCGCGTGCTTGATCAATCGGCTGAGAAGATTGTCGACACAGCAAAACGTTCAGGTGCTACTGTATCTGGTCCGATCCCACTCCCAACGGAGAAAGCGGTCTACACAGTACTTCGTGCCGTTCACAAGTACAAAGATGCTCGTGAGCAGTTCGAAATGCGTACACACAAACGTTTGATCGACATCGTTAACCCAACACCGAAAACTGTTGATGCGCTTATGCGTCTCGAACTTCCATCGGGCGTTGACATCGAAATCAAACTTTAA
- the fusA gene encoding elongation factor G: protein MAREFSLKNTRNIGIMAHIDAGKTTTTERILYYTGRIHKIGETHEGASQMDWMEQEQERGITITSAATTAQWKGNRVNIIDTPGHVDFTVEVERSLRVLDGAVAVLDAQSGVEPQTETVWRQATTYGVPRIVFVNKMDKIGADFLYSVGTLRERLQANAHAIQIPIGAEDEFKGIIDLVEQKTYMYGNDLGTDIEVTDGFPADLADQAEELRGSLIEAVADYEEELMMKYLEGEEITIDELKAAIRKATLTVDFYPVLVGSAFKNKGVQLMLDAVLDYLPSPIDVKAISGIDMDTDEEIVRESSDEAPFSALAFKVMTDPYVGKLTFFRVYSGTASAGSYVKNSTKGKRERLGRILQMHANSREEIPMVYAGDIAAAVGLKDTTTGDTLCAEKDNVVLESMTFPEPVISVAIEPKTKADQDKMGQALAKLAEEDPTFRTETNPETGQTIISGMGELHLDIIVDRMRREFKVEANVGAPQVAYRETIRQAAKIDSKFARQSGGRGQYGHVVVEFEPNEEGAGFEFNNKIVGGVVPREYIPAVENGIEEALQNGILAGYPVVDVKASLVFGSYHDVDSNEMAFKVAASMAVKQLKDKSGAVILEPMMKVEIVIPDEYMGDIMGDVTSRRGRVEGMEARGNAQVVRSMIPLSEMFGYATGLRSRTQGRGTYSMHFDHYEEVPKSVAEEIIKKANG, encoded by the coding sequence ATGGCAAGAGAATTCTCCCTTAAGAACACTCGTAACATCGGGATCATGGCTCACATCGATGCTGGTAAAACAACAACGACTGAGCGTATCCTGTATTACACGGGTCGTATCCACAAGATTGGTGAAACGCACGAAGGTGCTTCACAAATGGACTGGATGGAGCAAGAGCAAGAGCGTGGGATCACGATTACATCGGCAGCAACAACTGCTCAATGGAAAGGTAACCGCGTAAACATCATCGATACACCTGGACACGTAGACTTCACAGTTGAGGTTGAACGTTCACTTCGCGTACTTGATGGTGCGGTAGCAGTACTTGACGCTCAGTCTGGTGTTGAGCCACAAACTGAGACAGTATGGCGCCAAGCTACAACTTACGGCGTACCACGTATCGTTTTCGTTAACAAAATGGATAAAATCGGTGCAGACTTCTTGTACTCGGTCGGAACGCTTCGCGAACGCCTTCAAGCGAACGCACACGCGATCCAAATTCCAATCGGTGCGGAAGATGAATTCAAAGGAATCATCGACCTCGTCGAACAGAAAACATACATGTACGGTAACGATCTCGGAACTGACATCGAAGTGACTGACGGTTTCCCAGCTGATCTCGCTGATCAAGCTGAAGAACTCCGTGGATCATTGATCGAAGCAGTTGCGGATTACGAAGAAGAATTGATGATGAAATACCTCGAGGGTGAAGAAATCACAATCGACGAGTTGAAAGCGGCTATCCGTAAAGCAACTCTGACAGTTGACTTCTATCCTGTACTCGTAGGTTCGGCATTCAAGAACAAAGGTGTTCAGCTTATGCTTGACGCAGTTCTCGATTACCTCCCATCACCAATCGACGTAAAAGCGATCTCAGGTATCGACATGGATACGGATGAAGAAATCGTGCGTGAGTCTTCGGACGAAGCACCATTCTCTGCACTCGCGTTCAAAGTCATGACTGACCCTTACGTCGGTAAATTGACATTCTTCCGTGTGTACTCTGGTACAGCTTCGGCAGGATCGTACGTTAAAAACTCAACAAAAGGCAAACGTGAGCGTCTTGGACGTATCCTTCAAATGCACGCAAACAGCCGTGAAGAGATCCCGATGGTATACGCGGGTGACATCGCTGCAGCTGTAGGTTTGAAAGATACAACTACTGGAGATACGCTTTGTGCAGAGAAAGACAACGTCGTTCTCGAATCAATGACATTCCCAGAACCAGTTATCTCGGTCGCTATCGAACCAAAAACGAAAGCTGACCAAGATAAAATGGGTCAAGCCCTCGCTAAGCTTGCTGAAGAGGATCCAACGTTCCGCACTGAAACAAACCCAGAGACTGGTCAAACGATCATCTCAGGTATGGGTGAGCTTCACCTCGACATCATCGTTGACCGTATGCGTCGCGAATTCAAAGTCGAAGCAAACGTTGGTGCTCCACAAGTAGCTTACCGTGAAACGATCCGCCAAGCGGCGAAGATCGATTCGAAGTTCGCTCGTCAATCTGGTGGTCGTGGTCAGTATGGTCACGTCGTCGTAGAATTCGAGCCGAACGAAGAAGGCGCTGGCTTCGAGTTCAACAACAAAATCGTCGGTGGTGTTGTTCCACGTGAATACATCCCAGCGGTTGAGAACGGAATCGAAGAAGCACTTCAAAACGGTATCCTTGCTGGTTACCCGGTCGTTGACGTAAAAGCTTCACTCGTCTTCGGATCGTACCACGATGTCGACTCAAACGAGATGGCATTTAAAGTTGCGGCTTCAATGGCAGTCAAACAACTTAAAGATAAGAGCGGCGCTGTTATCCTTGAGCCAATGATGAAAGTTGAAATCGTCATCCCAGACGAATACATGGGAGACATCATGGGTGATGTTACATCACGCCGTGGTCGCGTAGAAGGTATGGAAGCACGCGGTAACGCTCAAGTTGTCCGTTCAATGATTCCACTTTCTGAAATGTTCGGATACGCTACTGGTCTTCGTTCACGCACACAAGGTCGCGGAACGTACTCGATGCACTTCGATCACTACGAAGAAGTACCGAAATCAGTTGCGGAAGAAATCATCAAAAAAGCGAACGGCTAA
- the tuf gene encoding elongation factor Tu, with protein MGKEKFDRSKPHVNVGTIGHVDHGKTTLTAAISAVLAKAQGKAATKFDQIDGAPEERERGITIATAHIEYETEKRHYAHVDCPGHADYVKNMITGAAQMDGAILVVSATDGPMPQTREHILLSRQVGVPFIVVFMNKVDMVDDEELLELVEMEIRELLSEYDFPGDDLPVIQGSALGALNGEAKWEEKILELMSAVDEYIPEPTRDTEKDFMMPVEDVFSITGRGTVATGRVERGVLKVNDEIEIVGLHEETKKSVCTGVEMFRKLLDYAEAGDNIGALLRGVSRDDIERGQVLAKPNTITPHKKFKAQVYVLSKEEGGRHTPFFANYRPQFYFRTTDVTGMVQLPEGTEMVMPGDNIEMTVELIAPIALEKETRFSIREGGRTVGAGSVTEIVE; from the coding sequence ATGGGTAAGGAAAAATTCGACCGTTCTAAACCGCACGTTAACGTTGGTACAATCGGCCACGTCGACCACGGTAAAACAACTTTAACAGCAGCTATCTCAGCTGTACTTGCAAAAGCACAAGGTAAAGCTGCAACTAAGTTTGACCAAATCGATGGTGCTCCAGAAGAGCGCGAGCGCGGTATCACAATCGCAACAGCTCACATCGAGTACGAAACAGAAAAACGCCACTATGCACACGTTGACTGCCCAGGTCACGCTGACTATGTTAAAAACATGATCACTGGTGCTGCACAAATGGACGGCGCGATCCTCGTTGTTTCTGCAACAGATGGTCCAATGCCACAAACACGTGAGCACATCTTGCTTTCACGTCAAGTAGGTGTTCCTTTCATCGTAGTATTCATGAACAAAGTTGACATGGTTGACGACGAAGAGCTTCTTGAGCTCGTCGAAATGGAAATCCGTGAGCTTCTTTCTGAGTACGACTTCCCAGGTGATGACCTCCCAGTTATCCAAGGTTCTGCTCTTGGCGCGCTTAACGGCGAAGCTAAATGGGAAGAAAAAATTCTTGAACTCATGTCAGCTGTCGATGAGTACATCCCAGAACCAACTCGTGACACTGAAAAAGACTTCATGATGCCAGTTGAGGATGTCTTCTCAATCACTGGTCGTGGTACAGTTGCTACTGGCCGCGTTGAGCGTGGAGTTCTTAAAGTCAACGACGAGATCGAAATCGTTGGTCTTCACGAAGAAACTAAAAAATCAGTATGTACTGGTGTAGAGATGTTCCGTAAGCTTCTTGACTATGCTGAAGCTGGCGACAACATCGGTGCTCTTCTCCGTGGTGTATCACGTGACGACATCGAGCGTGGACAAGTTCTCGCGAAACCAAACACAATCACACCACACAAAAAGTTCAAAGCGCAAGTTTACGTTCTTTCTAAAGAAGAGGGTGGCCGTCACACGCCATTCTTCGCGAACTACCGCCCGCAGTTCTACTTCCGTACAACTGACGTAACTGGTATGGTTCAACTTCCAGAAGGTACTGAAATGGTTATGCCTGGGGACAACATCGAAATGACTGTTGAACTCATCGCACCAATCGCTCTTGAAAAAGAAACTCGTTTCTCAATCCGTGAAGGTGGCCGTACAGTAGGCGCTGGATCAGTTACAGAAATCGTTGAGTAA
- a CDS encoding ribosomal L7Ae/L30e/S12e/Gadd45 family protein: MSYKKVVGADLKFVGQKQTLKALRSGKASEVIIADDADEHVKQALLDAAKQANVPVVNVPSKQELGKACGIDVAATAVAIKKV; encoded by the coding sequence ATGTCTTACAAAAAAGTAGTCGGCGCAGATTTGAAGTTTGTCGGTCAAAAGCAAACGCTCAAAGCATTGCGATCTGGCAAGGCGTCGGAAGTGATCATTGCGGATGACGCAGATGAACACGTAAAACAAGCATTGCTCGATGCGGCGAAACAAGCTAACGTTCCAGTCGTGAATGTTCCTTCTAAGCAAGAGCTTGGAAAAGCTTGTGGAATCGATGTCGCAGCAACCGCTGTTGCCATTAAGAAAGTTTGA
- the rplC gene encoding 50S ribosomal protein L3: MAKGILGTKLGMTQIFNESGEVVPVTVVSVEGNVVLQLKTTEVDGYEAVQLGFGDIKEGRQNKPQKGHAAKANATPKRFIKEIRTSVADFEIGQEIKADTFAAGEMVDVTGTSKGKGFAGAIKRHNQSRGPMAHGSRYHRRPGSMGPVAPNRVFKGKLLPGRMGGEQITVQNLEIVKVDAERGLLLVKGAIPGARKSQVVIKSAVKGN, encoded by the coding sequence ATGGCTAAAGGAATCTTAGGAACTAAACTCGGTATGACACAAATCTTCAACGAGTCAGGCGAAGTCGTCCCTGTTACTGTCGTTTCAGTCGAAGGTAACGTTGTTCTTCAATTGAAAACAACGGAAGTTGACGGTTACGAAGCAGTCCAACTCGGCTTTGGTGATATCAAAGAAGGTCGTCAAAACAAACCGCAAAAAGGTCACGCTGCGAAAGCAAACGCGACACCTAAGCGCTTCATTAAAGAAATCCGTACATCAGTAGCAGATTTCGAAATCGGTCAAGAGATTAAAGCAGATACTTTCGCTGCAGGCGAAATGGTTGATGTAACAGGTACGTCGAAAGGTAAAGGTTTCGCTGGTGCAATCAAGCGTCACAACCAATCACGTGGTCCAATGGCTCACGGTTCGCGTTACCACCGTCGCCCAGGTTCAATGGGTCCTGTTGCTCCTAACCGTGTATTCAAAGGGAAATTGCTCCCTGGACGCATGGGTGGAGAGCAAATCACTGTTCAAAACCTTGAAATCGTAAAAGTTGATGCAGAACGCGGCTTACTCCTCGTCAAGGGTGCTATCCCAGGCGCACGTAAGAGCCAAGTTGTCATCAAATCTGCGGTTAAAGGCAACTAA
- the rpsG gene encoding 30S ribosomal protein S7 produces MPRKGQAERRDVMADPIYNSKLVTRLINRLMLDGKKGTAQQILYKAFETIAERSGRDAMEVFEEAMNNIMPVLEVKARRVGGANYQVPVEVRPERRTTLALRYLVNYSRLRNEKTMDARLANEIMDAANNTGASVKKREDMHKMAEANKAFAHYRW; encoded by the coding sequence ATGCCACGTAAAGGTCAAGCAGAACGTCGTGATGTAATGGCTGATCCGATCTACAACTCTAAACTCGTTACCCGCCTTATCAACCGTCTTATGTTAGATGGTAAAAAAGGTACTGCTCAACAAATCTTATACAAAGCTTTCGAAACTATCGCTGAACGTTCAGGTCGCGATGCAATGGAAGTCTTTGAAGAAGCGATGAACAACATCATGCCAGTTCTTGAAGTTAAAGCACGCCGTGTAGGTGGAGCTAACTATCAAGTTCCTGTCGAAGTTCGCCCAGAGCGTCGTACGACACTTGCACTTCGTTACCTCGTGAACTACTCACGTCTCCGTAACGAAAAAACTATGGATGCGCGCCTTGCTAACGAAATCATGGACGCTGCAAACAACACTGGTGCTTCTGTTAAGAAGCGCGAAGATATGCACAAAATGGCGGAAGCGAACAAAGCGTTTGCTCACTACCGCTGGTAA